A stretch of Amblyraja radiata isolate CabotCenter1 chromosome 6, sAmbRad1.1.pri, whole genome shotgun sequence DNA encodes these proteins:
- the slc46a3 gene encoding solute carrier family 46 member 3 isoform X2 translates to MYMNLVQFLPGLIVTLILGGFSDRYGRKLFVLLPSIGAVITSLANLAVAYFSWSINILFIPTILAACLGGFPALFGGAFAYVADVSSSEQKNMRMALLDMIVGVTGGIGALSSGYFLKATGFSWPFLTIFFINLVNIAYIIFFFEESSQVSRNEQDQTSVSDKVKEILFSIVIIFKSSDFEKRVQIVLLLLAVSTFALAEFGSLGLFTLYELNAPLCWNEILIGAGSATDLSIFLLSFCGVTVFSYHLGDIFIVFIGILSFAGGMIMAIFATTTLLMFLVRLVSLFAFMPFPVLRSMLSKSVLPSDQGALFALVACLENFSGTISTIIFNNIYAATVVQFAGFGFLLAACSCIIPVSILCVLLWWKSRPEAYTGLIEEDDSS, encoded by the exons ATGTATATGAATTTGGTACAGTTTCTACCTGGCCTAATTGTCACTTTGATATTGGGTGGATTCAGCGATCGCTACGGACGCAAACTATTTGTCCTCCTTCCTTCTATCGGCGCTGTGATTACCAGCCTGGCAAATTTAGCAGTGGCCTATTTTTCTTGGTCTATTAACATCCTTTTCATACCAACGATTCTCGCAGCGTGTTTGGGTGGCTTCCCGGCTCTATTTGGAGGAGCTTTTGCTTATGTGGCTGATGTTTCGTCCAGCGAGCAGAAGAATATGCGCATGGCACTACTTGACATGATCGTAGGAGTAACGGGTGGCATCGGCGCACTTTCCTCTGGATACTTCTTAAAAGCAACCGGCTTTAGTTGGCCCTTCTTAACCATCTTCTTCATTAATCTGGTCAATATTGCTTATATCATCTTCTTCTTTGAAGAGAGTTCCCAGGTGTCAAGAAATGAGCAAGACCAAACATCGGTCTCTGACAAAGTCAAAGAAATACTGTTCAGTATcgtaattatttttaaaagttcTGACTTTGAAAAACGTGTCCAGATTGTTTTGTTGCTTCTTGCTGTGTCAACATTTGCTCTTGCTGAATTTGGTTCTTTAGGACTTTTTACTCTGTATGAATTAAATGCGCCTCTTTGCTGGAATGAAATCCTTATTGGAGCGGGTTCTGCAACTGACTTAAGCATATTTTTGCTGAGTTTTTGTGGAGTGACAGTGTTTTCCTACCATCTTGGAGATATTTTTATAGTTTTTATTGGAATACTTTCCTTTGCTGGAGGAATGATCATGGCTATCTTTGCCACAACTACTCTGCTCATGTTTTTGG TGAGGCTGGTTTCTCTCTTTGCCTTCATGCCATTCCCTGTCCTACGATCTATGTTGTCCAAGTCAGTTTTGCCAAGTGATCAAG GTGCTCTCTTTGCCCTTGTTGCTTGCCTGGAAAATTTTAGTGGTACCATTTCCACCATAATTTTCAATAATATTTACGCTGCCACTGTTGTACAATTTGCAGGGTTTGGTTTTttgctggcagcttgttcatgcATCATTCCAGTTAGCATTTTGTG TGTCTTGTTGTGGTGGAAATCTCGCCCGGAAGCATACACTGGACTGATAGAAGAAGATGATAGTAGTTAG
- the slc46a3 gene encoding solute carrier family 46 member 3 isoform X1, whose protein sequence is MKRLFSVEPIVALYILANVAGSILIQQYIYRKIWENETNSSYTDNQNRSNCYKNHSSHTKRQEVQEKSSRYFMYMNLVQFLPGLIVTLILGGFSDRYGRKLFVLLPSIGAVITSLANLAVAYFSWSINILFIPTILAACLGGFPALFGGAFAYVADVSSSEQKNMRMALLDMIVGVTGGIGALSSGYFLKATGFSWPFLTIFFINLVNIAYIIFFFEESSQVSRNEQDQTSVSDKVKEILFSIVIIFKSSDFEKRVQIVLLLLAVSTFALAEFGSLGLFTLYELNAPLCWNEILIGAGSATDLSIFLLSFCGVTVFSYHLGDIFIVFIGILSFAGGMIMAIFATTTLLMFLVRLVSLFAFMPFPVLRSMLSKSVLPSDQGALFALVACLENFSGTISTIIFNNIYAATVVQFAGFGFLLAACSCIIPVSILCVLLWWKSRPEAYTGLIEEDDSS, encoded by the exons ATGAAACGGCTGTTTTCTGTAGAGCCTATTGTCGCTCTTTACATCTTGGCTAACGTGGCAGGTTCCATCTTAATTCAGCAGTATATTTATCGTAAGATATGGGAGAATGAAACTAACAGCAGTTACACTGACAATCAAAATAGATCAAACTGCTACAAAAACCACAGTAGCCATACGAAACGACAG GAGGTCCAGGAAAAATCTTCTCGCTATTTTATGTATATGAATTTGGTACAGTTTCTACCTGGCCTAATTGTCACTTTGATATTGGGTGGATTCAGCGATCGCTACGGACGCAAACTATTTGTCCTCCTTCCTTCTATCGGCGCTGTGATTACCAGCCTGGCAAATTTAGCAGTGGCCTATTTTTCTTGGTCTATTAACATCCTTTTCATACCAACGATTCTCGCAGCGTGTTTGGGTGGCTTCCCGGCTCTATTTGGAGGAGCTTTTGCTTATGTGGCTGATGTTTCGTCCAGCGAGCAGAAGAATATGCGCATGGCACTACTTGACATGATCGTAGGAGTAACGGGTGGCATCGGCGCACTTTCCTCTGGATACTTCTTAAAAGCAACCGGCTTTAGTTGGCCCTTCTTAACCATCTTCTTCATTAATCTGGTCAATATTGCTTATATCATCTTCTTCTTTGAAGAGAGTTCCCAGGTGTCAAGAAATGAGCAAGACCAAACATCGGTCTCTGACAAAGTCAAAGAAATACTGTTCAGTATcgtaattatttttaaaagttcTGACTTTGAAAAACGTGTCCAGATTGTTTTGTTGCTTCTTGCTGTGTCAACATTTGCTCTTGCTGAATTTGGTTCTTTAGGACTTTTTACTCTGTATGAATTAAATGCGCCTCTTTGCTGGAATGAAATCCTTATTGGAGCGGGTTCTGCAACTGACTTAAGCATATTTTTGCTGAGTTTTTGTGGAGTGACAGTGTTTTCCTACCATCTTGGAGATATTTTTATAGTTTTTATTGGAATACTTTCCTTTGCTGGAGGAATGATCATGGCTATCTTTGCCACAACTACTCTGCTCATGTTTTTGG TGAGGCTGGTTTCTCTCTTTGCCTTCATGCCATTCCCTGTCCTACGATCTATGTTGTCCAAGTCAGTTTTGCCAAGTGATCAAG GTGCTCTCTTTGCCCTTGTTGCTTGCCTGGAAAATTTTAGTGGTACCATTTCCACCATAATTTTCAATAATATTTACGCTGCCACTGTTGTACAATTTGCAGGGTTTGGTTTTttgctggcagcttgttcatgcATCATTCCAGTTAGCATTTTGTG TGTCTTGTTGTGGTGGAAATCTCGCCCGGAAGCATACACTGGACTGATAGAAGAAGATGATAGTAGTTAG